GTAGTTGGTCAGTTTTCATTGGGGGTCACTCCTTCCTTAAGCCTGCGTGACAATCTTTAGATCCATGAAGATCAACGGTGGGAGCTGGCTTGCCTGCGATGGCGGTGGGTCAGCTTGCCCTTGTGTGACTGATAGACCGCTATCGCAGGCAAGCCAGCTCCCACAGGGTTTTGCATGGGGCTGAAGTTCACTGTTGTTCATTGAGCTCATGCCAGCACCTGGCGCATGCGGACCAAGGTCTGGTCCAGGCTGCTCGGCTCGCCGGCGTTCTGGCGCAGGAACGCTTCGATCGCCGCGTGGCGGTTGATGGCTTCGTCGGCCAGCGGGTCGCTGCCGGCGGAGTACTCGCCCACGCGGATGAGCATTTCGATTTCGCCGTAGCGCGCCATCAGTTCACGAATGCGCATGGCCAGGCGTTTGTGTTCTTCACCCGCGACCTGCTCCATCAAGCGGCTGCGGCTGCGTAATACATCCACCGCCGGGAAATAGTTGCGCTGGGCCAGTTCGGCGCTGAGGGCGATATGCCCGTCGAGAATCGAACGCGCTTCCTCAGCCACCGGATCACTGGCGGCGTCGCCTTCGGTGAGCACGGTGTACAGCGCGGTGATGCTGCCGGTGGGGCCGGGGCCGGCGCGCTCCAGCAGGCGCGGCAAGGCCGAGAAGAACGACGGCGGGTAACCGCGGCGGGTAGGCGGTTCGCCCACGGCCAGGCCGATTTCACGCTGGGCGCGGGCAAAGCGCGTCAGGCTGTCCATCAACAGCAATACATTGCGGCCCTGGTCGCGGTGGTACTCGGCCAGGGTGGTGGCGACAAAGGCCGCACGCACGCGCTCGGCCGCCGGGCGATCAGACGTCGCCACCACCGCCACCGTCCGCGCACGGGCCTGGGCGTCGAGTTGCACGTCGAGCAATTCGCGCACTTCCCGGCCGCGCTCGCCGATCAGGCCGATCACAATCACATCGGCTTCGCTGTTGCGGATGATGCTCGCGAGCAGCGACGACTTGCCCACGCCCGGCTCACCAAAAATGCCCATGCGCTGGCCCTGGGCCAAGGTCAGCAAACCGTCGATGGAGCGAATACCCAGCGCCATCGAACGCACAATCAGTTGCCGCGAAAACGGCGCCGGGGGTTCGGCGTGCAGCGGGTAGCGCTGCAAGGCCAGGGTCGGCGGGATGCCGTCGCCGTCGAGGAAATCGCCCATCGGGCTAATCACCCGCCCGAGTTGCGCATCGCCCACCGCCACGCCCAGGGTTTCGCCGGTGGCGGTGATTTGCGTGCGGGTCGACAGGCCGTCCATGGAGCCGATGGGCGACAGGATCGCCTCGTCGCCATCAAAACCGATCACCTCGGCGCTCAAGCTGCGGCCGCTGCCAGGGTCGCGCAACTGGCACAGTTCACCGATGCTTGCGCCGGCGACACTGGCGCGCAGCAGCACACCACGGATGCTCAACACGGTGCCGTGCATCGGTCGTATACGCGCCTGGGCCAAGCGCTCAGCCAGGCGCGGCAACAACTGCTCGAGGTTCATGCCACGCCCTCTTCGGCGAAGGGCAACAGGCTGCGGCGCAGGTTTTGCAGTTGCGCTTCCAGACCCAGCTCGACGGAGCCGGCCGGGCTGTTGAGGCGTGCCTGGCCGGCGCTCAGCTGTTCATCGGCGTCCACCGCAATCGCCAGGCCTTCGTGCTTGAGGCGTTGGCGCAAGGCCTCAACCTCGGCAGGCGGCACCCACAGGGTCAGCGCCTGGTCCTGACGAAAGGCGCTCAAGGCCTGGCGGGTGCAACGCACCACGCGCTCAGCGTTGTCGAGTTCACCCAACACCTCACGCACGATGCCCAGGGCCAGATCGGCCAGGGACGCCTCCAGGCTGCTCAGGTAGTGCTGCACTTGGGACTGGGTTTGCACCAGTAACTGCGCGACTTGCTCCGCGCCTTCTTGCCGCGCCGTTTCAAAGCCCTCGGCGCGCGCGGCTTGCAGCCACTGGTCGCTCTCGGCCTTGACCTGCTCGGCCTGATCCCTGGCGGCCTGCAAAAAGGCAAAGCCGTCGGTCCACAGCGCGGCTTCTTCGGCACGCAGGATGCGTGCGGTGGGACGGCTCGGCAATTCACTCATCGGTTTTATCCTCGGCCATCAGGGCGGCGGCGGCGGCCTGGACGATCTCCAGATCGCGCGGCAGCCGTGTGCTGTGGCCCTGGGGGAAGGCGAAACGCAAGCGCATCCAGCCCTGCAAATCGGCCTGCTGGGCGTGCAGCCAGGCCGCCACGCAGCCCTGGCCATCGCGGTCGATGGCGTCGATCAGTTCCGCAGGCTCGCGCAGCAAATCTGCAGCTCCGCCCAGTTGACGCAAAGCCAGCGCTTGGCTGAAGACCTCGGCGCCCAGGCCTTCGCGCAGCTCATTGACCACGTCGCGGCGAATCTCGCGGCTCAAGGTCGAGGCGTGCCAGATGGCGCCGCACAACCTCGGCAAGCGCGCAAATTGCGCCGGCGACAGCAGCAACACCGGCAGGTCGGCCGCCAAGGGCGTCACCAGGTATGCCAGCGGCGCCAGTTGATAGTGGTTGACCAGCAGTTGTTCCAGGCGCTGGCGAAAACGCTGCTGGTTTTGCATCGCGTGCAGCACGTCTTCCGGCAGGTCATCAGCAAAACACGCGCCCAGGCTTGGCGCGCGCACGAACTGCAGCGGCTCGGCGATCAGCCGCTGCCAGCGTTCAAACAAACTCATTCCCCCTCCTTGAGCACATACAACGCCTGGGATTGGCGCCGCGCCCACTGCTGGCGGGCCAATACGCCGAGCGCGCCGAGGGCGATCAGCAGCAAGCCGCCAAACATAATGCGGGCCTGGGCGAGGTTGTCTTCCAGCAACCACAGACCCATAAAACGCGCCAGCCGAGGCTGTGCCGGGTTCTGGCTGATAGCCACGGCGGCCTTGATCGCGGTCACCGACACGCCGTCGTAGCTGAGGCCGGAGATGCCGTTGGCGACCAGGGTCTTAATCTGCGGGATCAGCGTATTGATGTCGGTGCCTGGGTCGTAACGCACCAGCACCGAGGCCGACGACGGCGAAATCACGCGCTTGAGCAAGTCGTTGTCGGGCAACACCACGTGCACACGGGCGGCGACGATGCCGTCGATCTGCGACACCGAGTGCGACAGCTCTTCGCTCAGCGCGTAGATCATCTGCGCGCGCTCCTGCACCGGCGACGACACCAGGCCATTGCCCTTGAACACCTCGCCCATGTTGGAAAAGCTCTGCTGCGGCAGGCCGGCGTTGTCGAGCAGGGTCATGGCTTCGGCAAAGCGCTCCTCATCGACCACCACTTTAAGCTGGCCGTTGTCCTGGGTCTTGCGCTCCGCCGGGATGCCACCGCGCAGCAGCACCGCGACCATGGCGTTGGCATCGCGCTCGCTGAGGTTGGTGTAGAGGTCGGTGTTGCACGCCTGCAAGAGGCTGGCGAGCAAGCCGATCAGCAACAGGCGCAAGGCGCGGTTTGGGCTTGGCATGGCGTTATTGACCCTTGAGCAAGGTATTGGCGGAACCGGAAATCTGCGTCGCGCCGCGCACCACCATCTGGGTTTCGATGGAGTAATCGAACATCTTGCCCAGCGAGTGCACGATCTGGTCGACCTGCTGTTCGCCGACTTTCTTGCCCGGCTCGCCTTGGGGCGACGCACTCGCCGTGCGGATCTCCACCGAGGCCGGTGGCGGCGCCGAGGGGTTATTGGTAAGCACATCGGCGCGCTCGGAAAACGCCCGGGTGCGGTCGATGAAACTGTTCATGCGCTCCATCAGGCCCGAGCCGATCTGGTGCGGGCTGGCGCCTTCGGGCATGCCCTTGGCGGTATTGGCCATGTGCTCGAACAGGTTCTGCGAGGCCCCGGCGGGCCCCGCACCGGCGGACGGCGGCAAAGCCGAAGCGCCGGCAGCGAGACTGATAGTCATAGGGGCTCCCTACTCGTCGTCGTCATCGGACATGGCGTCGTTCAGCAGTTCCTGCATCTTCGGCATGATGATGAACTGCCCGCCAATGGTGACCGCCTGGGTGATCAGCGCATCGTTGAACTCGGCGTCGCTGGTGTCCGAGGGTTTGTCGGCGGCCTTGGCGTTATCCACCGCCGCGTTGAACTTGGCTTCAGGGCTGGCGCCACCGGGGGCGAGGTTGCTGTCTACGGCCGTTACGGACATGGTGCTGCTCCTTTACTGGGTTGGGGTTTCGGTACTGACTTGGGCGCCACGGAACACCCGCACGCCATGCTCGCGTGCCACCGGGGCGGCCACGACGTTGGGTTGCAGGTGATCGACATGCTGTTGCACCAACGCCAGGTACGGCGGTGGGCCGGAGACAAACACCTCATCGCCCTCGGGACCATTGCGCATCGACAACTGCTGGCCGAACACGTCGAGGGTGTTCAGGTAGGCCTGCAACTGGTCGAGGTTGAGCGCGCTGGCCTTGAACAGCTTGGTGCTGATTTCGTCGCTGGCATTGAGGTACAGCAGGTTGCCGTCGAAGTACCAGGTCAGGCCGTTGGTGCTGCACAGGGTCTGCAGGAACTCACCGGCAGTGGCGGCGCGAATGGTGCTGCGGGCCTTGCCGCGCACCTTGTCCGAGAGCACCAGCGGCACGTCGAGGTTGTGGCCGAATTCTTCCAGGGCACTGCGTACATCCTGATCGACCAGCACGTAGGCGTAGGGCTGGGAGAACCAGGCGGGCTCTTCGGCGGCGTTGGCCAAACCGGCGTTGAACAGGCATAGGACGGCCATCAAAAATATGCTTACATGACGTCCGCCTTCGCCCGACGAGTTGTGACGATGACCAAGAATTTTCTGCTCGCCAGTACCCTGCTGTTGGCGGCCTGTTCCAGCAAACCTGCGACCGATACCGACAAGTCCCTGCAACTGGCCAACGACCTGAGCAAACGCGGCGACTACAGCAGCGCGGCCGCGCTGTACGAGCGCGCCGCCCAGCAACCGGGCGCCGGCATCGACCTGTGGCTCAAACTCGGCCAGGCCAAACTCGACGCCAAGGACGCGCTGGGCGCCGAACGCGCTTTCCAGCAGGCCTTGGGTTTCGACGCCCATAACGCCGACGCCCTGCTCGGCCTGGGCACCGCGCAATTGCAATTGGGCAAGACCCAACGCGCGGTGACCGCTTTGGGGCAGGCCGCCGAGATCAATCACCTGCCGGTCGCCTATACCCGTTTGGGCATCGCCCAGGTGCTGAATGGCCAGGCCGTCGCGGCGCAAACGGCGTTCGCCAAAAGCCTGAGCTTGCAGGCGGACGACCTCGACAGCCGCTGCAATCTGGCCCTGGCTTATGCGCTTGGCGGGCAGTCGCAGCAGGCGCTGGAGACCATTGCCCCGGTGACTCAGTCGCCCCGTGCCTTGCCACGGCATCAGCGCAATGAGTTGTTGGTGATGGTGTTGGCGGGCTTTGAACAAAAGGTTGGCGGGTTGCCGTTGGACGATATTCCGGCGGCTGAGCGCGCGCGTTTGGTGGTGGAGGCCAAGCGCATCAAGGCGATCAGTGATCCGGTGGCGCAGGCGAAGGAATTGGGGTTGGTTGACCCGCGCTGACTGATCGTTCCCACGCTCTGCGTGGGAATTCAGGCCGGGTCGTTTTGCGTTCCGAGGCGTGACGCGGAGCGTCACAAGAGGCATTCCCACGCGGAGCGTGGGAACGATCATTGCGATCATTGGCGTGCCTTTGGTCATTGTTGGCCTCCGGTCGCGCCGGCTTTGGCTTCTTGCTGATCTTTGCGCCGCTGCAGTTGCTCGCGGTCGAAGCCTTCGATGTAGACCTGGGCGGCGCGGCCGACGGGGGCGGCCATGGCCGGGCCGGTGGCGCGGCCTTGGGTCAGGTCCTGCTTGCGCTCAACCATCTGCATCAAATTCAAATTGTTCGCACAGCCCAACGGTAAGGTCGGTTTGAAATCTTCGTCCAGCCCGATTGCATCCTTGGCCGGCGGCTGCTGGCATTGGCTCGGCAAACCATCCGCGCGGTATTCCGGCGCGTAATACACCGGCGCCAAATGGGTCTGGCAGCCCACCAACGCGAGGGGCAACAGCATCAACACACGCAAAGCAGTCATCGCAGGCCCCCTCATCAATTCATGTAGAAACCGAACGCCCCGCGGCTGCGCGGTCCGGTGGCCGCGGCAGTAGCCGGTTGTGCGTCCAACGGTGTGGCGAGACTGCGGCTGCGCACCGGCTCCACCAGGTACGGTGTAATCAGGATCACCAACTCGGTTTCGTTACGCTGGAAACGCTTGGAGCGAAACAGGTTGCCGAGGATCGGCAAGTCGCCCAGCAACGGCAGTTTTTCGATGTCCTGGCTGCTCTCACGCTGGAACAGCCCGGCGATGGCGAAGGTCTGCCCGCTGCCGACTTCAACCCGCGTATCCGCACGGCGCACGCTGAAGGACGGCACATGGAAATTGCCGAAGTCCACGGTGCCGCCGCTGACCACGCTGCTGACTTCGGGGCGCACTTGCAGGGCGATGCGGCCGTTGGGCAACAGCGTCGGGTTGAACAGCAGCGACACGCCGAACGACTTGTATTCGATGCCCACCAGATCGCGGTTGACCGGCACAGGGATCGCCACTTCGCCGCCGGCGAGGAAGCTGGCGGTCTGGCCGGTCATGGCGGTGATGTTCGGCTCGGCCAGTATCTGCAACACACCGTTGGCTTGCAGTGCGTCGAGCATGCCGTCGATATTCACATTGCCCGAGCCGGTGCCCGCCGTCGCCAGGCCGCCCGCCGTGGCAGCCGCCAGGCCACCGCCGGTAATCAGCCCGAACGAGAAGGTGCCGTTGTTGAACATCGCGTTCCAGTTCACGCCGTAGTGCAGCAACTCGGACCGCGACACTTCGGCAAAGCGCACACGCAGGTTGACCTGGGCGGCGCCGGCGTATTCGGTGGTGTTGATTGCGCTTTGGAAGCCTTGGCCCTGCGGGTTGAGCAGCGCGTTGAGGTCGGTCGCTTCGGCCACTGAACCGACAGTGCCCTTGGCGATCAGGCGGTTGCCGGCGCCGGTGATTTGCGCGCCATTGCCGGGGTGCAGTTCCTGCATTGGCGCGGTCACCGCCTGGGTGCCGCTGCTGACCGACAAGGTCAGGCTGGCGAGTTGTTTGCCGTCATTACCGAGGGCGATCAGGCTGGTATTGCCTGGCGCCTTGCCGAAGATATACAGCGTGCCGGGCGACACCACTTGCAGGTCAGCGACGTTGGGCTCGGCCACCAGCACCGACTCCACCGGCGCGACAAAATGCAAAATACGCCCTTCGCCGGACGCCAGATTGATCGAGCCCCCCGCCCCATTGGCAATTTCCTGAGCCTGACTTGCACAACTGACCAGAGCCAGCAACAACACACAAAAACGCATCATGAGGCAGACGCCAGGGTAGTGACGGAAGCCGCGGCAGGTGCGCGGCGGTTAGAGACATCGGTGAGGCTGATGGTCACCAGCGCTTGCAGGTTGTATTCGGTGGCCAGCTCGCGGAACGACAGCACCGCCAGTTCCAGCTCGCCGCGCAGTACCAGGCGACGCAGGCTGCGGCGCAATTCCGGGTGCACCAGCAATACCGCGCTGTTGACTTCGCGGGTGTTCTCACAGGCCTGGCGCAGTTGCGCGAGCAAGGCGCGGCTGACGTCTTCAGGGATCACTTCGCGCTGCGGTTCCTGGCGACGCAGGGACGCGCGCAACTGGTCTTCCAGGCCGGGCGCCAGCACCAGCGCGCCGATCACCCGGTTACGGTCGGCGTATTGATGGCTGATCTGCCGCGCCAACGCTGCGCGCAAGTGTTCGGCCAGGCGCCCGGCATCGGTCTCGCGGGCGCCCCACTCCACCATGGCTTCGAGCAAGGCGCGCTGGTTGCGGATCGATACACCTTCGCCGACCAACAGGCGCAGGGTTTCGGCAACCCGTTGCAAGGGCACCAGGCGCAAGGCCTCTTTGACCAGCTCGCCGTAGGTGGCTTCGGTGCGTTCGAGCAGCAGGCGGGTTTCCTGAATGCCGAGGAAGTCGGCGGCATAACGGCGCAGGCTGCGTTCCAGCACAGCGCGCAAGACTTCATCGGGCAGCAGGAAACCGATGCCGGCGTTGCGCAACGTCTCTTCGTGCTGGCGCTCGATCCAGTGGGCGTTGCGGCCATTGAGCGGCGAATCGGCTTGCACGGTGGCGATGTCCAGCAGTTGCACATGCACCGGATCGTCCTGCAGCAACAGGCAGTTGATCGGCAACTCGCCTTCGCTCACCGGCACGCCTTCCAGCGACACGCGGAAACCGCCCGGCGGCGCCTTGAGTTCCATGTAGATGCCCGGCACCGGCACATCCACGCCGAGATCGGTACGAATGTCGTGACACAGCGCTTCGACACGCTGGCGCAGCAACTGGCGCGGCGCGCTCTGGGACACGCCGCTGCCGATGGTCAGCAGCACGCGGGTATCGGGCAGCAGGTTGTCATCCAGCTCGGCCTGCACTTCGACCACCGGTTCCGGTGCCTCGACCAAGGCTTCAGGCTCGCCTTGGGGCTGGCGCGTATGCCGGCGATACATCACGAATGCCGCCCCACCGAAGGCGGCGGACAAGCCGAGGAATACCCAGGTCGGGAAGCCCGGCAGCAGGCTGACGCCGATCATGATCAACGCGGTCAGGCCCAGCGCGCGGTAGCTGGCGCCCAACTGTTTGATGATCTCGCTGCCCAGGTCACCGGCCTCACCGTCGCTGTTGACGCGGGTGACCACAGTGCCCGCCGCCACCGAAATCAACAGCGCCGGGATCTGTGCGATCAGGCCGTCGCCCACGGTCAGCAGCGAGTAGGTGTGCACGGCCACACCGAACGGCATGTCGCGCTCGATCATGCCGATCAGCATGCCGCCGAGCAGGTTGACCGCGAGGA
The sequence above is a segment of the Pseudomonas sp. R76 genome. Coding sequences within it:
- a CDS encoding FliI/YscN family ATPase — encoded protein: MNLEQLLPRLAERLAQARIRPMHGTVLSIRGVLLRASVAGASIGELCQLRDPGSGRSLSAEVIGFDGDEAILSPIGSMDGLSTRTQITATGETLGVAVGDAQLGRVISPMGDFLDGDGIPPTLALQRYPLHAEPPAPFSRQLIVRSMALGIRSIDGLLTLAQGQRMGIFGEPGVGKSSLLASIIRNSEADVIVIGLIGERGREVRELLDVQLDAQARARTVAVVATSDRPAAERVRAAFVATTLAEYHRDQGRNVLLLMDSLTRFARAQREIGLAVGEPPTRRGYPPSFFSALPRLLERAGPGPTGSITALYTVLTEGDAASDPVAEEARSILDGHIALSAELAQRNYFPAVDVLRSRSRLMEQVAGEEHKRLAMRIRELMARYGEIEMLIRVGEYSAGSDPLADEAINRHAAIEAFLRQNAGEPSSLDQTLVRMRQVLA
- a CDS encoding FliH/SctL family protein, giving the protein MSELPSRPTARILRAEEAALWTDGFAFLQAARDQAEQVKAESDQWLQAARAEGFETARQEGAEQVAQLLVQTQSQVQHYLSSLEASLADLALGIVREVLGELDNAERVVRCTRQALSAFRQDQALTLWVPPAEVEALRQRLKHEGLAIAVDADEQLSAGQARLNSPAGSVELGLEAQLQNLRRSLLPFAEEGVA
- a CDS encoding type III secretion protein; protein product: MSLFERWQRLIAEPLQFVRAPSLGACFADDLPEDVLHAMQNQQRFRQRLEQLLVNHYQLAPLAYLVTPLAADLPVLLLSPAQFARLPRLCGAIWHASTLSREIRRDVVNELREGLGAEVFSQALALRQLGGAADLLREPAELIDAIDRDGQGCVAAWLHAQQADLQGWMRLRFAFPQGHSTRLPRDLEIVQAAAAALMAEDKTDE
- the sctJ gene encoding type III secretion system inner membrane ring lipoprotein SctJ, with the translated sequence MPSPNRALRLLLIGLLASLLQACNTDLYTNLSERDANAMVAVLLRGGIPAERKTQDNGQLKVVVDEERFAEAMTLLDNAGLPQQSFSNMGEVFKGNGLVSSPVQERAQMIYALSEELSHSVSQIDGIVAARVHVVLPDNDLLKRVISPSSASVLVRYDPGTDINTLIPQIKTLVANGISGLSYDGVSVTAIKAAVAISQNPAQPRLARFMGLWLLEDNLAQARIMFGGLLLIALGALGVLARQQWARRQSQALYVLKEGE
- a CDS encoding type III secretion protein: MAVLCLFNAGLANAAEEPAWFSQPYAYVLVDQDVRSALEEFGHNLDVPLVLSDKVRGKARSTIRAATAGEFLQTLCSTNGLTWYFDGNLLYLNASDEISTKLFKASALNLDQLQAYLNTLDVFGQQLSMRNGPEGDEVFVSGPPPYLALVQQHVDHLQPNVVAAPVAREHGVRVFRGAQVSTETPTQ
- a CDS encoding tetratricopeptide repeat protein gives rise to the protein MTKNFLLASTLLLAACSSKPATDTDKSLQLANDLSKRGDYSSAAALYERAAQQPGAGIDLWLKLGQAKLDAKDALGAERAFQQALGFDAHNADALLGLGTAQLQLGKTQRAVTALGQAAEINHLPVAYTRLGIAQVLNGQAVAAQTAFAKSLSLQADDLDSRCNLALAYALGGQSQQALETIAPVTQSPRALPRHQRNELLVMVLAGFEQKVGGLPLDDIPAAERARLVVEAKRIKAISDPVAQAKELGLVDPR
- a CDS encoding type II and III secretion system protein family protein; this translates as MMRFCVLLLALVSCASQAQEIANGAGGSINLASGEGRILHFVAPVESVLVAEPNVADLQVVSPGTLYIFGKAPGNTSLIALGNDGKQLASLTLSVSSGTQAVTAPMQELHPGNGAQITGAGNRLIAKGTVGSVAEATDLNALLNPQGQGFQSAINTTEYAGAAQVNLRVRFAEVSRSELLHYGVNWNAMFNNGTFSFGLITGGGLAAATAGGLATAGTGSGNVNIDGMLDALQANGVLQILAEPNITAMTGQTASFLAGGEVAIPVPVNRDLVGIEYKSFGVSLLFNPTLLPNGRIALQVRPEVSSVVSGGTVDFGNFHVPSFSVRRADTRVEVGSGQTFAIAGLFQRESSQDIEKLPLLGDLPILGNLFRSKRFQRNETELVILITPYLVEPVRSRSLATPLDAQPATAAATGPRSRGAFGFYMN
- the sctV gene encoding type III secretion system export apparatus subunit SctV, giving the protein MSALNRLNNLARMAAQRTDVIIVAFMLMAIVMMIIPLPTYLVDMLIGLNIALSILILIVAFYIGHSVEFSALPPLILLSTLFRLSLSITTTRLILLHGDAGHIVKAFGDFVIAGQVVVGMVVFLIITVAQFVVITKGAERVAEVAARFTLDAMPGKQMSIDNDLRNGDIDQAEARRRRSRLERESQMFGAMDGAMKFVKGDAIAGLVILAVNLLGGMLIGMIERDMPFGVAVHTYSLLTVGDGLIAQIPALLISVAAGTVVTRVNSDGEAGDLGSEIIKQLGASYRALGLTALIMIGVSLLPGFPTWVFLGLSAAFGGAAFVMYRRHTRQPQGEPEALVEAPEPVVEVQAELDDNLLPDTRVLLTIGSGVSQSAPRQLLRQRVEALCHDIRTDLGVDVPVPGIYMELKAPPGGFRVSLEGVPVSEGELPINCLLLQDDPVHVQLLDIATVQADSPLNGRNAHWIERQHEETLRNAGIGFLLPDEVLRAVLERSLRRYAADFLGIQETRLLLERTEATYGELVKEALRLVPLQRVAETLRLLVGEGVSIRNQRALLEAMVEWGARETDAGRLAEHLRAALARQISHQYADRNRVIGALVLAPGLEDQLRASLRRQEPQREVIPEDVSRALLAQLRQACENTREVNSAVLLVHPELRRSLRRLVLRGELELAVLSFRELATEYNLQALVTISLTDVSNRRAPAAASVTTLASAS